Proteins encoded together in one Paenibacillus segetis window:
- a CDS encoding collagen-like protein, with translation MGFTPPPSQGPMGQFFPPPGPPGTPGPPGSIGQQAPTAPPPSFVPQISPFAVDPGAIAGCLFRNTYVWLRNRDSFWFFPIFVGPRSVAGFRFFAGRWVYFGIDLNQISSFTCF, from the coding sequence ATGGGATTTACGCCACCACCATCTCAAGGACCAATGGGACAGTTTTTCCCACCACCAGGACCTCCGGGGACTCCGGGACCTCCAGGATCTATTGGACAACAGGCACCAACTGCTCCTCCCCCTTCGTTTGTACCACAGATATCACCTTTTGCAGTTGACCCAGGAGCTATTGCCGGTTGCTTATTCCGAAATACTTACGTTTGGCTGAGAAATAGGGATAGTTTCTGGTTCTTCCCCATTTTTGTCGGACCTAGATCGGTCGCCGGTTTTAGATTTTTCGCGGGACGATGGGTGTACTTTGGGATTGATTTGAATCAAATTAGTTCGTTTACTTGTTTTTAG